The Candidatus Binataceae bacterium genome has a window encoding:
- a CDS encoding CBS domain-containing protein, which produces MPVDEDEALRREAEESPGPSELESALANDTLADVVTQPPLILEGATSLADAISKMRDERRACVLVVEAGKLAGVFTERDILMKVAATSMDLERTRLEEVMTRDPVTLPADSSVAYALNLMVIEGFRHIPMVDEDEHPVAVVSMRSLIEYLGSFYSRDLLTIAPHPHLSRFKNRDGA; this is translated from the coding sequence ATGCCTGTCGACGAAGATGAAGCGCTACGGCGCGAAGCCGAGGAATCCCCGGGCCCTTCTGAACTTGAATCTGCCTTGGCCAACGACACGCTCGCTGATGTCGTTACCCAACCTCCACTGATCCTTGAGGGTGCCACTTCGCTAGCCGATGCGATTAGCAAGATGCGCGACGAGCGGCGCGCGTGCGTGCTGGTTGTTGAAGCGGGAAAGTTGGCAGGGGTTTTCACCGAACGCGACATCCTGATGAAGGTAGCGGCAACTTCGATGGACCTCGAACGCACGCGTCTCGAGGAGGTGATGACGCGCGATCCAGTTACGCTCCCCGCGGACTCCAGCGTCGCTTATGCTCTCAACCTCATGGTCATCGAGGGATTCCGCCACATTCCGATGGTCGACGAGGACGAGCATCCAGTCGCCGTCGTCTCGATGCGCAGTCTGATCGAGTATTTGGGGTCTTTTTATAGCCGCGACCTTCTCACCATCGCGCCCCATCCACACTTGTCGCGCTTCAAGAATCGCGACGGCGCCTGA
- a CDS encoding MmgE/PrpD family protein, with translation MNMQTTNAGVTCSLVRAVRDIRWEESPADAREAARQCLLDFLGCAVAGSRQPLAQILLTEIAAREGSSEATLVGRQERCSRSTAALVNGAAGHALDFDDTHMAMGGHPSVPVIPSALALAETIAANGQSLLEAIIAGIELECRLGAIVGGEHYAIGFHSTGTLGAFGAAAACAHLLQLDEDGWLRAMGLAGTQAAGLKSAFGTMAKPLHAGRAASNGLLSALAARGGFTSSAAILEAEQGFLASHAGAAPSAQPIDQVAGRFLIRDTLFKYHASCYLTHAPINAAARIQAEQHLDPKTIDDVEVRVARSLLKVCNIQSPTTGLEGKFSLRATTAMALRGEDTSDLGTFSDARLTDPDLVGLRDRVRIVTIDKTPQTRARVIVRARGQQFEAESDSGQPASDLDLQRERLTRKFRGLTSPILERSGAEALARAVMEVEKLATVSELMRLTMPH, from the coding sequence ATGAATATGCAAACCACAAATGCTGGCGTGACGTGCTCTTTGGTGCGCGCAGTTCGCGACATTCGCTGGGAAGAGAGCCCCGCGGACGCGCGCGAGGCAGCGCGTCAATGTCTTCTCGATTTTCTAGGCTGCGCGGTCGCAGGTTCGCGCCAACCGCTCGCGCAGATTCTGCTAACCGAGATCGCTGCGCGAGAAGGATCGTCCGAAGCGACACTGGTCGGCCGACAGGAACGGTGTTCGCGGTCAACGGCCGCTTTAGTCAATGGCGCGGCCGGCCACGCGCTCGACTTCGATGACACCCACATGGCAATGGGTGGTCATCCGTCCGTTCCAGTAATTCCGTCCGCGCTGGCACTGGCGGAGACGATCGCAGCCAATGGCCAGTCCTTGCTGGAAGCAATCATCGCTGGCATCGAGCTTGAGTGTCGGCTGGGCGCGATCGTCGGCGGGGAACACTATGCAATCGGGTTCCACTCCACCGGCACCCTCGGCGCGTTTGGAGCGGCCGCGGCGTGCGCGCATCTCTTGCAACTGGACGAGGATGGGTGGCTCCGTGCGATGGGTCTTGCGGGAACCCAGGCGGCCGGACTCAAGTCGGCCTTTGGCACTATGGCGAAACCGCTGCACGCCGGGCGGGCGGCGTCGAACGGATTGTTGAGCGCGCTCGCGGCACGCGGCGGGTTTACCTCCAGTGCCGCTATCCTCGAGGCTGAGCAAGGATTTCTGGCGAGCCACGCCGGCGCAGCGCCCTCGGCGCAGCCGATCGATCAGGTCGCCGGACGCTTCCTGATTCGCGACACGCTCTTCAAGTACCACGCGTCCTGTTATCTTACGCATGCCCCCATCAACGCGGCGGCGCGTATTCAGGCGGAACAGCATCTCGACCCGAAAACGATCGATGATGTGGAGGTTCGGGTGGCGCGCAGCTTGCTCAAGGTGTGCAATATCCAATCGCCAACCACCGGACTCGAAGGAAAGTTCAGCTTGCGCGCCACCACCGCCATGGCGCTGCGCGGAGAAGACACCAGCGACCTTGGGACCTTTAGCGATGCTCGACTGACAGATCCGGATTTGGTGGGGCTTCGCGATCGCGTCCGTATCGTAACCATCGACAAGACGCCGCAGACACGGGCGCGCGTGATCGTTAGAGCCCGGGGACAGCAATTCGAAGCGGAATCTGATTCCGGACAACCCGCCTCCGACCTCGACCTTCAACGTGAACGACTCACGAGAAAGTTCCGTGGTCTGACGTCGCCAATTCTCGAGCGCTCCGGCGCCGAGGCCCTCGCGCGCGCTGTGATGGAGGTCGAAAAGCTAGCAACCGTATCCGAGCTGATGCGGTTGACGATGCCACACTAG